In Arachis stenosperma cultivar V10309 chromosome 1, arast.V10309.gnm1.PFL2, whole genome shotgun sequence, one DNA window encodes the following:
- the LOC130941361 gene encoding FKBP12-interacting protein of 37 kDa-like, whose amino-acid sequence MASSPHFDDQDFDFEGGFSGTRSGEKRPSPDYDDEYYDNDPFAPKKAKSKAEEAASGVTTGMILSLRESLQNCKDTLLTCQNELEAAKSEIHKWRTAFQNEPFIPSGTTPAPKLAINYLQALKSSEESLKEQLEKAKKKEGAFFVTFAKREQEIAELKSAVRDLKAQLKPATIQARRLLLDPAVHEEFTRLKNLVEEKDKKMKELQDNIAAINFTPQSKMGKMLMAKCKTLQEENEEIGNQATDAKIQELAMKLSLQKYQNAELRSQFEGLQTHMDGLTNDVERSNEMVLMLQEKLEDKDQEIQRLKDELQEKGFMDERTTEAASKERRH is encoded by the exons ATGGCTTCCTCTCCTCATTTCGATGAT CAAGACTTCGATTTTGAAGGCGGATTTTCCGGAACGCGTTCTGGGGAGAAGAGGCCCTCTCCTGATTATGACGACGAATATTACGATAATGACCCTTTCGCACCCAAGAAG GCAAAATCAAAGGCTGAAGAAGCTGCTTCTGGTGTAACCACTGGAATGATATTGTCTCTTCGTGAGAG TCTTCAAAACTGTAAGGATACCCTACTCACATGCCAA AATGAACTTGAGGCTgcaaaatctgaaattcataaGTGGCGCACAGCTTTTCAGAATGAACCCTTCATTCCTTCTGGGACCACTCCAG CACCCAAATTGGCGATTAACTATCTTCAAGCCCTGAAATCTTCTGAAGAGTCTTTAAAAGAGCAG cttgaaaaagcaaaaaaaaaggaaggtgCATTCTTTGTTACTTTTGCGAAACGAGAACAAGAAATAGCAGAGTTGAAG TCTGCTGTGCGGGATCTGAAAGCTCAACTCAAGCCAGCAACGATACAG GCAAGGAGGCTGTTACTAGATCCAGCTGTCCATGAAGAGTTTACTCGTTTGAAG AATTTAGTCGAGGAGAAggataaaaaaatgaaagagtTGCAAGATAACATTGCCGCAATCAATTTCACTCCCCAGAGCAAGATGGGAAAGATGCTTATGGCTAAATGCAAGACTTTGCAAGAGGAAAATGAGGAGATTGGGAACCAAGCGACTGACGCAAAG ATACAAGAGTTAGCAATGAAACTATCATTGCAGAAATACCAGAATGCCGAACTGAGAAGTCAATTTGAAG GACTGCAGACACATATGGACGGACTGACAAACGACGTTGAAAGATCCAATGAAATG GTTTTGATGTTGCAAGAGAAATTAGAAGACAAGGATCAAGAGATCCAACGGCTGAAAGATGAATTGCAAGAGAAAGGCTTCATGGATGAAAGGACAACAGAAGCCGCATCTAAAGAGAGACGACATTAA